The Platichthys flesus chromosome 8, fPlaFle2.1, whole genome shotgun sequence genome has a window encoding:
- the LOC133959308 gene encoding uncharacterized protein LOC133959308: MDDPPHERLVEFETRRAPRETGGESRSSHCSQELDINPVRLSSGQAESSESGRDSSQSSREKWKKREKRGETKRTSSSRESCSSQDSSQTSSAIVIARVPVVHSDASCGNSKTSGGQTTKRRSGGLTLGSPLIEKVANDKTKSEGEDSENHKVDSHSTGEESGSQSEDSRSKDAENQSPVDKSDREEESESDSVRIENGDAEKEIQESNGGAEQSSDEETDEEEEEHKNDLGDGEEKKKSQGDEEKDVRHLDDDDDDDDDDDDDDDEVSGRKNTTEEEQTEAEEESEDQGDDEDSIKDEDGEKRKQGSTSSQDEEENERVENKVFEVEQGSDEEEDGEGEEEKAQRSDEAGEEESDSDDSIISPQENRLKKIHIIQEEAAEDEDNDKSGSKTGSSDRDEFSEDDIENLLAPQQQTKKTGKDLKVDDKTKATCDNVEIFQVEDNSKKTDQQSDSDDIDDFYD; encoded by the exons ATGGATGACCCTCCACACGAGAGGTTGGTGGAGTTTGAGACAAGAAGAGCACCAAGAGAGACAGGTGGTGAGAGCAGGAGCAGTCACTGCTCCCAGGAGCTGGACATTAATCCGG TTCGTCTGTCCAGTGGCCAGGCGGAGAGCAGTGAGAGTGGCAGGGACTCCAGTCAGTCGAGCAGAGAGAagtggaagaagagagagaagagaggagaaacaaagcGTACGTCCTCATCCAGAGAAAGCTGCAGCTCTCAGGA CTCATCTCAGACTTCCAGTGCAATTGTCATTGCTCGAGTCCCAGTGGTCCACAGCGATGCCTCGTGTGGGAACAGCAAGACAAGCGGGGGTCAGACgacaaagaggaggagtgggggaCTCACTTTGGGATCACCACTGATCGAGAAGGTGGCGAATGACAAGACCAAGAGTGAAGGAGAAGACTCTGAGAATCACAAAGTGGACAGTCACTCCACTGGAGAGGAGTCAGGGAGTCAGAGTGAGGACTCCAGGAGCAAAGATGCAGAGAACCAAAGTCCTGTTGACAaatcagacagagaggaggaatcaGAGAGTGACAGTGTGAGGATTGAAAATGGAGATGCAGAAAAAGAAATTCAGGAGAGCAACGGTGGAGCTGAACAAAGCAGTGATGAAGAGacggatgaggaagaagaggagcataAGAACGATCTTGGAGAtggggaggaaaagaagaagagtcagggagatgaagagaaagacgtgagacacttggatgacgacgacgacgacgatgatgatgatgatgatgatgatgatgaggtttcTGGCAGGAAGAACACAACAGAGGAAGAGCagacagaagcagaggaggagtccGAGGATCAGGGAGATGATGAAGACAGCATTAAGGATGAAGAtggggagaagagaaaacagggTTCTACCTCctctcaggatgaagaggagaacgaAAGAGTCGAAAACAAGGTATTTGAAGTTGAGCAGGGgtctgatgaagaggaggatggagagggagaggaggaaaaggcgCAGAGGAGTGACGAAGCAGGGGAGGAGGAAAGCGATTCTGATGACAGTATCATCTCACCACAAGAAAACAG ACTGAAAAAGATTCACATAATTcaagaggaagcagctgaagaTGAGGACAATGATAAGTCAGGGAGTAAAACAGGATCCTCAGACAGGGATGAGTTCAGCGAGGACGATATCGAGAATCTCCTCGcacctcaacaacaaacaaagaaaac AGGCAAGGACCTGAAAGTTGATGACAAGACTAAAG CTACTTGTGACAATGTGGAGATTTTTCAAGTGGAGGACAATTCAAAAAAGACGGACCAACAAAGTGATTCGGATGACATTGATGACTTTTACGACTAA
- the pola2 gene encoding DNA polymerase alpha subunit B — MAPVSAESLMSELDMFDIPCSDESTLDKMVELCICSRIQADEMVLEWVAYSSSTKNGVKLAMDTLEQFKHEVLNKRKVKPSSRKEESHNRTRDINSLQELIKAEEEEDNLLDAYSTPAKGSQKRALSTPEHPHSKRTAALLTSPGLLLSPASFSPSATPSQKYSQRGGKGEVVVTFGAVQGTRWVGRKDPGAGVQLQLLESSEDSLRCSYKFMFQRLRDVRNVLTDKIEELGESLKSHFNIEEFSPVSLPAQDSMTVLGQVCCDSNGKLNAQSVLLEAGPEQGGQQVPVDLSELKEYSLFPGQVVVMEGMNTTGRKLVASKLYQSVPLPFYTPEMKMEMDEEPINVLVACGPFTTSDTLTFDPLLDLIGIIVRDRPDVCLLLGPFVDSKHEQIEKAQVTETFEAIFSRCIESIVDGTKSVGCHLVFVPSQRDIHHHFIYPQPPFTLPNLSKDQAQRVTLVPDPCTLLIDGVTFGLTSTDILFHMGAEEISCGTGSDRFSRILKHILTQRSYYPLYPPVEEVNMDYEKFQSFGQMPLTPDLLIIPSELRYFVKDVVGCVCVNPGRLTKGQVGGTYGRLMIQRNATLEDGKRASPCLTAQVVKI, encoded by the exons TGGTGgagctgtgtatttgcagcaggATCCAGGCAGATGAGATGGTGCTGGAGTGGGTCGCCTACAGCAGCAGCACGAAAAATGGAGTAAAACTCGCCATGGACACCCTGGAGCAATTCAAGCATGAG GTGTTGAACAAGAGGAAAGTCAAGCCAAGCTCCAGGAAAGAAGAAAGTCATAACAGAACCAGAGACATTAACTCACTGCAGGAGTT AATCAaagctgaagaagaggaagacaatcTTCTAGATGCCTACTCTACTCCTGCAAAG GGCTCTCAGAAACGAGCGCTGTCCACTCCTGAACATCCTCATTCAAAGAGGACTGCAGCTCTGCTGACCAGCCCAGGGCTGCTGCTGTCTCCCGCCAGCTTCTCTCCCAG tgCAACTCCCTCACAGAAGTACAGCCAGCGGGGGGGGAAAGGGGAGGTGGTGGTCACGTTCGGGGCTGTGCAGGGCACCCGCTGGGTCGGCAGGAAGGATCCAGGTGCAGGcgtccagctgcagctgttgGAAAGTTCTGAAGACTCCCTCCGCTGCAGCTACAAGTTCATGTTCCAAAGGCTGCGAGACGTTCGAAATG TGTTGACGGACAAGATCGAGGAGCTCGGAGAAAGCCTCAAATCTCACTTCAACATCGAAGAGTTCTCTCCCGTCTCTTTGCCAGCGCAG GACAGTATGACAGTGCTGGGACAGGTGTGCTGTGACAGTAACGGCAAACTGAACGCACAGTCCGTTCTGTTGGAGGCGGGACCAGAGCAAGGTGGTCAGCAAGTACCCGTTGACCTATCAGAGCTCAAAGAGTACTCCCTGTTTCCTGGTCAG gtggtggtgatggaggggATGAACACGACAGGAAGAAAACTGGTGGCTTCCAAACTGTATCAG agCGTCCCTCTTCCTTTCTACACTCCTGAGATGAAAATGGAGATGGATGAAG AACCGATTAATGTCCTTGTGGCTTGTGGACCGTTCACAACGTCTGACACTCTGACCTTCGACCCTCTGCTGGATCTGATCGGTATCATCGTCAGAGATCGTCCTGATGTCTGCCTACTG CTGGGCCCATTTGTGGATTCCAAACATGAACAAATCGAG AAAGCTCAGGTGACTGAGACGTTTGAGGCCATTTTCTCAAGATGCATTGAAAGCATTGTGGATGGGACCAAAAG TGTTGGCTGTCATCTGGTGTTCGTGCCCTCGCAGAGAGACATCCACCATCATTTCATCTACCCACAGCCTCCCTTCACTCTACCGAACCTCAGCAAGGACCAGGCCCAg CGAGTCACCCTGGTCCCTGACCCCTGCACCCTCCTGATCGATGGGGTGACCTTTGGCTTGACATCCACTGACATCCTGTTCCACATGGGCGCAGAGGAGATCAGCTG TGGAACCGGATCAGACAGATTTTCCCGCATACTGAAGCACATTCTTACGCAGAGGAG ttACTACCCGCTGTATCCGCCTGTGGAGGAGGTCAACATGGACTATGAGAAGTTCCAGAGCTTCGGTCAGATGCCGCTCACCCCCGACCTTCTCATCATTCCCTCTGAGCTGCGCTACTTTGTAAAG GATGTGGTTGGCTGCGTCTGTGTCAATCCTGGGCGGCTAACAAAAGGCCAAGTGGGCGGGACCTACGGCAGGCTGATGATTCAGCGCAACGCCACGTTAGAGGATGGGAAAAGAGCGAGCCCCTGTTTGACTGCTCAGGTGGTGAAAATCTAA
- the zdhhc24 gene encoding probable palmitoyltransferase ZDHHC24, with protein sequence MTSVAAKVFCRVERVCRHLPVVLNTFLVFSITAEVSYLVVVEAPLEPDQKKTEWSAWWKLVHLLAQYFMLGNICWNALLFFRTSPSIRGVFLGGEGVGQGWRYCYTCETHTPPRCSHCYDCKVCVLRRDHHCVFFGQCVGFRNYRFFLSCLLFMWSGLLYATMMNAEVFIVILKEGVSLHSILLLLIPWIMLVSGQVSARAFAFAFIADTCVVGFLLVSSFFFFHLFLLFRGQTTREWYSSRRPYNLGVLGNMRSTLGIRWYLCWICPLIPSPLPGDGINFPVTGSLEPSR encoded by the exons ATGACGAGTGTGGCCGCGAAAGTTTTCTGCCGGGTGGAGCGGGTGTGTCGCCACCTGCCCGTGGTCCTCAACACCTTCCTGGTCTTCTCCATCACCGCGGAGGTGAGCTACCTGGTGGTGGTCGAGGCTCCGCTGGAGCCGGACCAGAAGAAGACGGAGTGGTCCGCCTGGTGGAAGCTGGTCCACCTGCTGGCCCAGTACTTCATGCTGGGAAACATCTGCTGGAACGCCCTGCTCTTCTTCAGGACCAGCCCCAGCATCAGGGGGGTGTTCCTGGGAGGAGAAGGCGTAGGTCAGGGCTGGAG GTACTGTTACACAtgtgagacacacactcctcctcgaTGCTCCCACTGCTACGactgcaaagtgtgtgtgctgcggCGGGATCACCACTGTGTCTTTTTTGGCCAGTGTGTGGGCTTTCGCAACTACCGCTTCTTCCTGAGCTGCCTGTTGTTCATGTGGTCTGGGCTCCTCTACGCCACAATGATGAACGCCGAGGTCTTCATTGTCATACTGAAGGAGGGGGTGAGCCTGCACagcatcctgctgctgctcataccCTGGATCATGCTTGTTTCAG GCCAGGTCTCAGCCCGCGCCTTTGCCTTCGCCTTCATCGCTGACACATGTGTGGTGGGCTTCCTGCTGGTGtcctcattcttcttcttccacctcttcctgcTGTTTCGGGGACAGACCACCAGGGAGTGGTACTCATCCCGCCGACCCTACAACCTGGGAGTCCTGGGCAATATGCGCAGCACCCTAGGAATACGCTGGTACCTCTGCTGGATCTGCCCTCTCATCCCATCACCTCTACCTGGAGATGGGATCAACTTCCCGGTCACCGGGTCACTAGAACCCAGCCGGTAA
- the LOC133958758 gene encoding ERC protein 2-like, whose product MEITKENMTLMEMLEKIAELDYGQSQLKELNTTMRHWLDVADDEMATLRSENVALRKQVKVLEQLISQAHEVEAEPCRFLLTDDLVVKRCSEKQIQKMEEESTKMKEENKKLNTELKNLQQEREQDMNSLSKFKAALKTIEIEMEEANVRLQQRDENLHQKHLELKHLKETVEEFSIIIKDLRQTNQELREQWEDRQDEALLSALGDLTEETDGSPSPPLSFFEEIKLLSSLDEVKTSTTDSTHLRHKETDTEDLMNHHSLTEDLQTKKEFRRTGSLQTAVQRAGLLLMCIFFLLVLVCVTSASISGNSDLFPINTFWTGARMILPPYCSVRYAGAPPV is encoded by the exons ATGGAAATCACAAAGGAAAATAT gacACTGATGGAGATGCTTGAGAAAATAGCTGAGCTGGATTACGGGCAGAGccagctgaaggagctgaacaCCACGATGAGGCACTGGCTGGATGTTGCAGATGATGAAATGGCGACACTGCGCTCAGAGAACGTCGCCCTCAGAAAACAAGTGAAAGT cCTTGAGCAGCTCATCAGTCAAGCACATGAAGTTGAAGCAGAACCTTGCAGGTTCCTCCTTACCGACGACCTTGTTGTTAAAAGATGCAGTGAAAAACAGATTCAGAAAATG gaggaggaatcCACCAAGATGaaggaagaaaataagaaactaaACACAGAG CTGAAGAACCTTcagcaagagagagagcaggacaTGAACAGCCTGAGCAAGTTCAAGGCTGCGCTTAAAACCATTGAG attGAAATGGAGGAGGCTAATGTCAGATTGCAGCAGAGGGATGAAAACCTTCATCAG AAACACTTAGAACTGAAGCACTTGAAGGAAACCGTAGAAGAGTTTTCCATCATAATAAAG GATCTCAGGCAGACAAATCAGGAACTGAGAGAGCAGTGGGAGGACCGCCAGGATGAGGCCTTACT CTCTGCTCTGGGTGACCTGACGGAAGAAACTGATGGATCGCCCAGTCCCCCTCTGTCCTTCTTTGAAGAGATTAAGCTGCTGTCCTCTTTAGACgaagtgaaaacaagcacaacaGACTCCACACATCTAAGACAC aaaGAAACTGACACAGAGGACTTGATGAACCATCATAGTCTCACAGAAGATCTTCAGACCAAAAAGGAATTCAG ACGGACAGGATCCTTACAAACAGCCGTCCAGAGAGCAGGCCTCCTCCTGATGTGCATCTTCTTTCTCCTGGTTTTGGTCTGTGTGACGTCAGCAAGCATCTCAGGAAACAGCGATTTATTTCCTATCAACACTTTCTGGACTGGTGCACGTATGATATTACCGCCCTACTGCAGTGTGCGCTATGCTGGCGCACCTCCTGTTTGA